In Bacillus weihaiensis, the genomic stretch CATCATTACGCGATATAAAATCAAGAATTACGTCTACGAAAAAGACAAGTCAGATCACAAAAGCAATGGAAATGGTTTCTGCAGCAAAGCTAAATCGTGCAGAAAACAACGCTAAGGCTTTTGGACCTTACATGAACAAAATTCAAGAGGTAGTTGCAAGTATAGCAAATGGAAGCTCTGATGTGAGCCATCCGATGCTAGAAAGCAGACCTGTAAAGCGTACTGGCTACTTAGTCATCACTTCTGACCGTGGGTTAGCAGGTGCATTCAACAGTAGTATTCTGAGAGCAGTTTATCAAGCGGTTCAGAAGCGCCATAAATCAAATGATGAATTTGTAATCATTGCAATTGGTAAAATTGGTCGTGATTTCTTTAAGAAGCGTGGCATGAACGTCATTTCTGAAATAACAGGACTCGGCGATGAAACGAACTTCTCTAGCATTAAAGATATCGCAAGCAATGCCGTTAACATGTTTGCAGATGAAACGTTTGATGAGCTTTACATGTACTACAACCATTTCGTAAGTGCTATCCAACAGGATGTAACAGAGAAGAAGCTTCTTCCACTTTCAGATATTTCTTCCGATTCTAGACTAACTTCTTATGAGTTTGAACCGAATCAAGAGGAAATCCTTGAAGTGTTATTACCTCAATATGCTGAAAGTCTCATCTACGGAGCATTACTTGATAGTAAAGCTTCTGAGCATGCAGCACGTATGACGGCTATGAAGAATGCGACTGACAATGCGAAAGAGCTTATTAACGGCTTAACATTACAATATAACCGTGCACGTCAAGCAGCGATTACTCAGGAAATTACTGAGATCGTCGGCGGAGCTGCGGCATTAGAATAGGTTATAACATAGCTTCAACCTAGTGTTGTTGTCTAGCTTCAGCGCCACCTCTCTGAGTCATAAGAAGAGTAGGAAATGAAGGGAAATAACCCCCTTCTTTTCCTACACGGTTTATGATTGTCCCGAGGCTAAGCAAGGCGCTTACGCATTTTTTAGATAGGAGGGAAAACGATGAATAAAGGACGCATTACTCAAATTATGGGTCCGGTTGTTGACGTAAAGTTCGAAAGCGGTCAACTTCCTGACATTTATAATGCCCTTACAATTAAAACAGACAGTATCGATTTAACGTTAGAGGTTGCCTTACATTTAGGTGATGATACAGTTCGTACTGTTGCCATGTCTTCAACGGATGGACTTGTACGTGGCACTGAAGTAACAGATACAGGTGCAGCGATTTCTGTACCAGTTGGTGACGTAACTCTTGGTCGTGTATTCAACGTTTTAGGAGATAACATTGACTTGGATGAACCAATTCCAGCAGAATCTCGTCGTGACCCAATTCACCGCGAAGCACCTAAGTTTGATCAACTATCAACAGAGGTTGAGATTCTTGAAACAGGTATCAAAGTAGTAGACTTACTTGCTCCTTATATCAAGGGTGGTAAGATCGGTCTATTCGGTGGTGCCGGTGTAGGTAAAACGGTATTAATTCAGGAGTTAATTAACAACATCGCTCAAGAGCACGGTGGTATTTCCGTATTCGCAGGTGTTGGTGAGCGTACTCGTGAAGGAAATGACCTTTACCATGAGATGACTGACTCTGGTGTTATCAAGAAAACAGCAATGGTATTCGGACAAATGAATGAGCCACCTGGAGCTCGTATGCGTGTTGCTCTAACTGGTCTTACAATGGCTGAATACTTCCGTGATGATCAAGGACAAGACGTTCTATTCTTCATGGATAATATTTTCCGTTTCACACAAGCAGGTTCAGAGGTTTCTGCCTTACTTGGCCGTATGCCTTCTGCCGTTGGTTACCAACCAACACTTGCGACAGAAA encodes the following:
- the atpD gene encoding F0F1 ATP synthase subunit beta, translated to MNKGRITQIMGPVVDVKFESGQLPDIYNALTIKTDSIDLTLEVALHLGDDTVRTVAMSSTDGLVRGTEVTDTGAAISVPVGDVTLGRVFNVLGDNIDLDEPIPAESRRDPIHREAPKFDQLSTEVEILETGIKVVDLLAPYIKGGKIGLFGGAGVGKTVLIQELINNIAQEHGGISVFAGVGERTREGNDLYHEMTDSGVIKKTAMVFGQMNEPPGARMRVALTGLTMAEYFRDDQGQDVLFFMDNIFRFTQAGSEVSALLGRMPSAVGYQPTLATEMGQLQERITSTNVGSVTSIQAIYVPADDYTDPAPATTFAHLDATTNLERKLSEMGIYPAVDPLASTSRALSPEVVGEEHYNVARQVQQTLQRYKELQDIIAILGMDELSEEDKQTVARARRVQFFLSQNFHVAEQFTGQKGSYVPVKETVRGFKEILEGKYDHLPEDAFRLVGRIEEVIESAKQMGVEA
- a CDS encoding F0F1 ATP synthase subunit gamma, whose protein sequence is MASLRDIKSRITSTKKTSQITKAMEMVSAAKLNRAENNAKAFGPYMNKIQEVVASIANGSSDVSHPMLESRPVKRTGYLVITSDRGLAGAFNSSILRAVYQAVQKRHKSNDEFVIIAIGKIGRDFFKKRGMNVISEITGLGDETNFSSIKDIASNAVNMFADETFDELYMYYNHFVSAIQQDVTEKKLLPLSDISSDSRLTSYEFEPNQEEILEVLLPQYAESLIYGALLDSKASEHAARMTAMKNATDNAKELINGLTLQYNRARQAAITQEITEIVGGAAALE